In Paludibacter propionicigenes WB4, the genomic window ATTTCATTTAAACATTCGCCTATCTTGCTTCAAAAAATGAAAGCAGCCACCTTTGTAAAGTATAAAAACCTCAAATAATTGTAAGCAGATCAAGTTGTTTTGGGAAAATCTTATATATTTGTCTGAAAAATTGAGCCACTTCCATTACTAAATTTATACTATCATGAACCACAGAATAAACCGCCTGCTCGTAAGCATATTGTTCGCATTAACCGTGATATCCCCTTTCGCTTCATTAGTCACAGCTCAGAATTTCCCGAAAGTAAGAGTGGATGCCGACAAGCGTAATTTTGTGAGTCCGGCTATCGAACGGAAAATTACACAGATACAATCGGTCATTAAAGATCCGGAGCTGGCGTGGATGTTTGGCAATTGCTTTCCCAATACACTCGACCGCACAGTGACTTTTACGCAAAAAAACGGTAAGCCGAATACCTTTGTTATCACCGGCGATATTTATGCCATGTGGCTCCGCGACTGTTCGGCACAGGTTTGGCCTTATATGCCTTACATGAAAGAAGATCCTTCACTGCAACAACTTATTGCCGGAGTGATTAATCGTCAGGCTGAATCAGTATTGATTGACCCCTATGCCAATGCGTTTAATATGAACAAAGAAGGCGGCATGTGGATGAGCGATAATACCCAAATGCGCCCCGAACTGCATGAGCGCAAATGGGAAGTAGACGGTCTGTGTTATGTTATCCGGTTGGGGTACCGTTACTGGAAACTGACCGGTGATACTTCCAGCTTTGACAGCCGCTGGCTGGATGCTATGAAGCTGATTGTAAAAACGTTTAAAGAACAGCAACGCAAAACCAATCAGGGTCCATACAGCTTTATGCGTCGGACTGAAAGGGCTATTGATACGCAGTTTGGCAACGGATTCGGCAATCCCGTTCGCCCTACGGGAATGATTTGCTCCGCCTTTCGTCCGTCCGACGATGCTACCATCTACGGCTACTTGGTTCCGTCCAACTGTTTCGCCGTAGTATCGCTCCGCCAGCTATCGGAAATGGTGAAAAGCATCAAACAAGATAAAGCTTTTGCCAATGAATGCACTGCTCTGGCTGCCGAAGTAGATGCAGCTATAAAGAAATACGCCATTGTAAATCACCCGAAATACGGAAAAATATATGCTTTCGAAGTGGATGGTTACGGCAACTACCTGATGATGGACGATGCCAATGTGCCTTCTTTACTATCGCTGCCTTATCTGGGTTATACGTCCATCAATGATCCTGTTTACAAAAACACCCGTAAGTTTGTATGGAGCAACGATAACCCTTATTTCTATAAAGGCAAAGCAGGAGAAGGCATAGGTGGACCACACGTCGGGGTGGATATGATCTGGCCTATGTCTATCATTATGAAAGCGCTAACTTCAAACAATCCTGAAGAAATAGCTGCCTGCCTTAAAACGCTGAAGCAGACTCATGCCGGTACCGGTTTCATGCACGAGACATTCCACAAAAACGATCCCGCCAATTTTACCCGCTCGTGGTTTGCCTGGGCCAATACTTTGTTTGGCGAATTGCTTATCAAAACAGAGAAAGAACATCCTGAGATTTTAAAGAGAGAATATTGATTTTTAATAAGTTATATTCTCACTAAATTGAATTCGCAAATTCAATGGTTCACTTCAAATAAAACATAATCTTAGATTCCCGAAGGGAATCAATGTAAATAACCACGGGTGCAACCCGTGGCTAAAACATACAACTACGACAGAACCCTGAAAGGGTTCAATAACATTATTTTATTGTGATATTCAGCCCACTTCGGGGCTGAAGTTATATCTCGCTTTTCATCCCCCGGTTGCGCTTCACTTACCGGGGGCTATTTACATTTAGCCACTCCGTGGCAATAAATAGTCTTTCAATTGACTCTTATAGTAGGGACTTATATAATATCTAATAATAAAATAAACCCTTCAGAATGATTTATTCTGAAGGGTTTATTGCGTATAATGAGAAAAAAGATTATGCCACTTCTACTTCGGGCAAGAACAACTTCATGTCTTCGTCCACGCTTCCGATCGGTGCGATTCCAAAGTTTTCAACAAGTACTTTAGCTACATTAGGCGACAGGAAAGCCGGTAATGTTGGACCGAGGTGAATGTTCTTCACTCCCAGATAAAGTAAAGCGAGTAATACAATTACTGCCTTTTGCTCGTACCAGGCAATATTATAAGCTATTGGCAGCTCGTTGATATCATTAAGTTCAAAAACTTCTTTGAGCTTCAAAGCAATCATTACCAACGAGTAACTATCGTTGCACTGTCCGGCATCGAGTACCCGTGGAATGCCACCTATATCACCCAACGGCAATTTGTTGTAACGATACTTAGCACAACCTGCGGTTAGAATCACGGTGTCTTTCGGCAATTGTTCGGCAAATTCGGTATAATAACTACGACCTTTCATCCGACCATCACAACCTGCCATAACAAAGAATTTACGAATCGCTCCCGATTTTACGGCATCAACCACTTTATCGGCCAGGGCAAATACCTGCGCATGAGCAAATCCACCAACTATTTCGCCTGTTTCTATTTCTGTCGGAGCTCCACACTCTTTAGCATGGGCAATCAGTGCTGAAAAGTCTTTAGGTTGACCATTTTGTCCTTCTTCAATATGCTTGAAGCCGGGAAAGCCTGACGAACCTGTAGTATACACCCTGTCGGTATAGGTAGCTGTGCTTCTTGGTGGAACAATGCAGTTGGTGGTAAAGAGAATCACACCGTTGAAAGTTTCAAAATCAGTTACCTGACTCCACCATGCACCGCCGTAGTTACCTACAAAGTGGCTATACTTTTTGAATGCCGGATAATAATTAGCCGGAAGCATTTCGCTGTGAGTGTATACGTCAACACCCGTTCCTTCGGTTTGTTTCAACAACTCTTCCATATCTTTCAGGTCGTGACCACTGATAAGAATACCCGGATTGTTACGAACCCCAAGGTTTACCTTCGTGATTTCCGGATTACCAAACGAAGTGGTATTGGCTTTATCAAGCAACGCCATGACGCTCACGCCATATTTACCCGTTTCGAGTACCAAAGCAGTTAGCTCATCAGCCAAGAAAGCATCGTTGGTAGTAGCCACAAGCGCACGCTGAATAAACGGATGTACTTCGGCATCATTGTACCCCAGGTTGTTAGCATGCTCAACATAAGCCGCCATCCCTTTCAAACCATAGATAACCAGTTCGCGAAGTGAGCGAACATCTTCATTTTCGGTAGCCAACACTCCTACTTCTTTGGCTATAAGCTCCATTTCGGCAGACGTAACAGCCGTCCAGGTAAGCAAGTCGGTTTTTTCGAGCTCTACCTTATTCTCCTGTAGAGTAGATTTCAGTTGAGCACGGAGTTTAAACCCATCGCGAATGCGATTCACAAAACGTTCGTAATCGAAATTAGCATTGGTGATAGTCATAAACAGACTGTCGGTGATAAAAAGATTGGCTTCCTCGTTCTCTATGTTCAACGTACGCAGAGCCTGAGTATAATGAGACAATCCTTTTAGTTGATAAATCAGTAAATCCTGCAAAGCAGCTACTTCGGGTGTTTTTCCACAAACTCCCTTAATCTCGCATCCGGTACCTTTGGATGCTTCCTGGCATTGAAAGCAAAACATGTTCATAATGTATAATGATTAATTGTGAATGATAAATGATTAATTTTTTGTGATAAGAGCAGAATCGGGATGGTGAATAAAAGGCATTTATAATTTAGCATTAATCATTCACCATTATTTCACACCCACTCTTCTTTCAGCACATCGCCTCTGGTTCCTATAACAACCAATTTGACAGGAATCTTGCAACCCGATTCGGCAACGGCTTTTTGTGCCAGTCGGAACAGTCCTCCACAGCAGGGAACTTCCATAATTACAACTGTCAACGTATTGATTGTGGAATAGACAATCATGTTTTTCAGTTTCTCGACGTACATCTCCTGATTTGAGTCGAGTTTGGGACAAGCAATGGCTAGTATTTTACCCGTCAGAAAGCGATTATGAAAATCGGCAAAGCTATAGGCCACGCAATCTGCCGCCAACACTACGTCTGCGCCTCTAAAGTATCCTGCTTCCGGGTTCAGCAAATGAAGTTGTACCGGCCATTGGCGTAGTTGAGACGGCGACTGTACATCAGCTGAAGCCATCTTAAAAGCCTGTGGAGCAGCCGGAGCAAATGACATCTCACGACTTCCCGGGCAGCCACCACCATGACTGTGTTGCACTGCCGATGCAGGTTTCGAAGCACAACCAGCTCCACTATGGTTATGCACCTGTGCAAAATCAATTTGAACACTATTGGCTCTCAGGTAGCTCACGCCTTGTTTTAAATATTCTATTTCGCCGTGATCTTTCAGATGTTTCAGGTGAGCAATGATGGTTTTCTCGCCCTTCGGAATCATGCGCTCAATGGTAGCAATTTCGTCATAAGCTTCGGCTTCACGTTCTTCAAGCGTGATAGCTCCTACCGGACAATCACCGATACAAGCCCCCAAGCCGTCGCAAAACAATTCGCTAACCATACGGGCTTTACCATCTATCATCTGAAGTGCACCTTCATGGCAACCACTTACACAAGCTTCGCATCCATTGCAAAGATCTTCGTCTATTTTTATAATTGTTCGTTTCATTTGACCCCTAACCCCTAAAGGGGAATTAAGTTAGTATTGTTTTATTTCTGTAATAGTTTATTCTTTATGTAGAAACTGCGTCTTAAAGCCCCTTTAGGGGTTTGGGGTTCATTATTTTATCATGGTCAGCAACATCTTAAACTGCTCAACAGCTACCACTGCATGCCGAACGTTGGCTGGCATAATAATACTTTCGCCCACGGCTAGCTCGAATGTTTTTCCATCAATAACTACCTCGCCTTTACCATCCAGAACCTGTACAATGGCGTCGAATGGTGCGGTATGTTCACTCAGAAATTCGCCTTTGTCAAAGGCAAACAGAGTCACGTTTCCACGTTCGTTTCTTATTATGATTTTGCTTACCACCGAACCTTCGGCATAAGCCACTTTATCTGTCATGCTGAATTTTTCAGCTGTAGGGAATGCTTTATTTTCCATTATCTTGAGTTTTTATTTGTTATCTGTCTGTTTCAACCATTGGTTGTATTAATTATGCGGCAAAAGTATAGCCCGAAAAACAATAAATGTGTAACATCTGTTACACTCACAAAATTTGTTTGTATTTTTGTGCATAAATAACTATCAAACATGAGCAAAATAGATCTATCAGCCTGCCCGGTGTGTAGTAAGATTAAAATTGAGAATGAAGAGGCTTTTCTGGAAGACTTAAAATACAGCATTAAAGCACATCCTAAAAATGAATTGATTATCAGGCAAGGAGATGTATGCGATGCCTTGTACATGCTTATGGTAGGCTCCGTAAAAACAGAAATGATTACCGATAATGGAAATGTACTTGGCATTGAAATAATCAAAGCTCCACGCCCGTTGGCTCCGGCTTTTCTTTTCTCTGATAACAACCATTTTCCGGTCGATGTAACGTCGCTGGAAGAAGTAGAGATCATGAAGATACCAAAAGCGGAAATCTTGCGACTAATGACTACCAATTTGGATTTCATGTCGAGCTTTATGACTCATAATGCTAATCGCACGCAATTTCTGACCAATCGTCTGCAACTGCTTTCTATAAAAACCATAAAAGGAAAAATTGCCCATTTTTTACTCGAAAACTCTCCGGGTGAAGGAAAACCGTTTGAAATCAACCGTAATCAGACTGAGTTAGCCGATTTCTTCGGAGTAGCCAGACCATCGTTGGCCAGAAGTATTTCTGAAATGGTGCAGGAAGGTATCATCGAAGTCAACAAGAAAAAATATACCATACTCCATTCGAAAGCGTTACGCGAATTGCTGGTGTGAACAATATCTCCTCTTCAAATTTTTTTTCAAAAAAACTCACACGCTCACAAGACTATTTTTCAGCCAGATACACTTCTCAATTACAAGATCCGACGAACTTTTACATACATTAAAACCCGCAAAACACTTTCTCATTTCAGAAAAATGTACTACTTTTGCTCTCGCTTTGGTTTTAGTTCACGATTTCTCGTGAGCTGAATTAAAAGGGAAACAGGTGTAATTCCTGTACAGTCCCGCTGCTGTAAGCTCTTTAAACGTTTTGAACAACACTTTTGCCACTGAAATTCTCAGTAAGCAGTGAACAGTGAACAGTAAACAGTCCCATATAGACTGATAACTGATAACTGATAACTGATAACTGAAATCGGGAAGGCGTTCAAAACGGGAGTAAGTCAGAAGACCTGCCAGACAACAATCAATTTTCAGAAGCTTTCGAGGAAAAAGCGACGAAACATCAGCAAAAAACAACAATAATTTTGCCTTTGTGAGGTCATTTTCGGGAGCTATTTGATCGGTTTATTCATCGTCAAATAGTTACAACTGTGTTTAAAAACTTTTTATTTACATTCGTTATATTTTTATCAGTAACTACTTCGGCTTTTTCAAAGGTTTCGGGAGCTGACTCTATTCACGTCCAAGATCTAAAAGAAGTTACGGTAAACGGTCAGGCTATTAAAAATGCAAGAGCCTCCATGCCCATTCAAATTATTACCAATAAAGAAATGGCATTGCTTAATGCCAATAACGTTTCAGATATTGCCAAATATTTTTCAGGCGTTACCATTAAAGATTACGGTGGCATAGGCGGAATGAAAACTGTTTCACTTCGTGGTATGGGAACTCAATACACAGGCGTCAGCTACGATGGCGTAATGATGAGTGACATTCAATCAGGACAAATTGATCTGGGTCGTTTCTCTCTCGATAATATCTCAGAAGTATCATTGACTAACGGTCAGCCTAATGACATATTCCAATCGGCACGTTTGTTTTCGTCGGGCGGTATTCTTAGCCTCAGAACAAAATTGCTGGATTATAATAAAGACCAATCAATTGCAGGAAAAGTAGTAATTAAAGCCGGTTCATTCGGATTACTAAATCCTAGTTTATTTCTGACAAAGAACATTAATGAAAAATGGGCATTTAATCTATCTGCAGATGCACTTACGGCCAATGGTCAATATAGTTTCTTACAATATTATGGTTCTACCGATAACCTTTCGGAAAAACTAACCCGAACAAATAGTGATGTAAAATCATTGCGCACTGAAATGAACTGGTTGTATCGGATCAAAGAAAAAGAGAGTATTACATTTAAAACTAATTTCTTCGGCTCAGAACGTGGATTGCCCGGTAGCGTTACATTTTACAATACCTATGACTCTCAGCAGCGCTTAAAAGACAGAACATTCTTTTCACAAATCCACTATGAAAACCTGATTTCGGACAGATTTCAACATCAATATTTCGCAAAGTTCAACATATCAGACAATCATTACTCTGACAGAGATCCTAAATATAGTATCACCAATGGAATTCTCAAAGATCATTATTTGCAAAAGGAATATTATCTATCATCCTCATTTCAATATAAGTTATTTGAACCAATGTTCTTATCGTTAGCAACAGATTGGTTTTATAATACTCTTGATATCAATTCAAATGTCAACTTCAAAAACTTTCAATATCCGACGCGCCATACGGGTATGGCTAACCTTGCAACCAAATATGTAACGGAAAGACTAACTTTGGGAGCGAACCTGCTTTACACTCTTACGCGTGAACAGGTACAAACTGGAAATGCCTCACCAAATAGAGACAAGCTATCACCAACAGCAAATTTGTCATTCAAATTACTTGAAAACAAAGAACTAAGGATAAGAGCTTTTTACAAAAATATTTACCGTCTTCCGTCATTCAACGATTTATATTATCAGGATATGGGAAATTCAAATCTGCGTCCTGAAAATTCAAATCAATATAATATCGGATTCACCTATCTGGACACAGAAATACCTTTTTTGTCGGAATTTGCTATCATGGCCGACGGATATTATAACCGGGTAACAGATAAAATCATTGCTATTCCGCGAGATATGTTTCATTGGAGTATGACAAATAGAGACAAAGTAAATATTAAAGGTATTGATATTAGCCTAAAAGCAAGTGTCAAAGTAAAAAACTCCGATCTCCTGAAACTGAAAAGCAACTATTCATACCAAAATGCTAAAGATGCTACTCAGGGGAGTGATAACTTTGGAGAACAAATTCCTTACACCCCCTTACATTCAGGCTCGGGCTCCCTATCTTACGAACATAAAAAATGGGAAGTTGGATACAACATGATATTTTCGGGTATAAGATGGATAGGACAAACAACAGACAAAACAAACAAAATGGATGGCTATACCATACACTCAATATTTGTATCAAAAAATTACAAACAATGGAGGATAAACGCTGAAATCATTGACTTATTCAACACTCAATATGAAGTCGTGAAATTTTACCCCATGCCACGCCGAAATTTCAGGATCACAGTAGCAATGAATTTAGGCAAATAACAGATAAATCAAAACAACAAAATTATTTATGAAAACAACAAAAATTATTACAGCTTTATTATTAGCAGTTCTTTGTACTCCAACATTTACTTCTTGTAGCTCAAAGGATGAAGTTGAAAAAGTTAGTTCTCCCAGCTCGCCAAGATCATTAACGGCAGCAAACGGTAAAGTATATATAGTACAATTTGATGGTCATGTAACACAATTAGATACGACAAACTTATCATTAGGGCAAACAATCACTGTGGGAGCCAATCCTGACGCCAGCGTTATCGCAGGCAACAAATTATATGTTGCAAACACCGGTGGAATGGCTGCAGTAATGGATAGTACAATTTCGGTTATTGATCTTTCTACTTTTAAAGAAACTAAGAAAATTAAAGTCAACCTTAACCCGGCAGGTATCAAAGCAGACAGCTATGGTGACGTATACGTTGTTTCAAATGGTGATTATAAAAACATCCCCGGAAAATTCCAACGTATAGAAGCAGGTACAGATAAAGTTACAGATATCAATGTCAAAGCCAAAAATTTTGATATAGTAGGCGATAATGCTTATATTTCGAACTTCGAATATGATGCAAATTGGGCTGCAGCAAACAAAACTATTGCAATATACGATGTCAAGAATGAAAAGCTAGTTAGTGCCAATATAATTTCTACCGAAATAGCAAAAACTCCTTATTGTATCGACGTTAATCCGGTAACCAAAGATATCTATTTAGGAGTTACTGATTATACAAACAATGGTAAGATGTACAGCTTCAAAGAAGATGGAACTTATAATTTTGAATTTACGACTGGTATAAATCCATCTAAAACAATATTTTCTAAAGATAACAAAAGTCTCATTGTATTAAACGAAGGAAAATATGAAGCTAACAATGCAGGCTTAAGTTTCTTCGACCTTACAACTAAAACAAGCACAGATAATTATTTTCTTGCAAAAAATAATCGTGCATTAGGAGATACCGGACAAGATATGATCAGATATGGTTCTAAAATCTATATTGCCGTATATAAATCAAGCATCATTGAGGTTATTAATGCAGTTACAGGAATTTCTATTAAAACAATTCCAATGGTAACTTTAACCGATAAAGTCGCGAAATAAGAGAAAAACAAGCATTCATTCTAAGCAAACGATGCATGGTTTGGAATAACTGAAACTAAGATGCTGCCATATCTTATGTTCGGTTATTCCTTTTATAAATAATTACAGCTTTTCCATAGTCTAGCACTTTGAAAAAGTTTGCTTAAACACAAGAGTAATATGAAGGGATACGTACATGTTTACACCGGAAACGGCAAAGGAAAAACTACTGCATCGCTCGGATTGGCGGTTAGAGCATTGGGAGCCGGAAAGAAAGTATATATCGGACAATTTGCCAAAAGCAAACATTATTCCGAATTAGTCACAATTGATAAGTTACTGACCGATATCACCCTCAAGCAGTACGGCATGGGGTGCTTCATTTTTGATAAACCTAAGGAAGAAGATATTCAGGCGGCTCAGCAAGGACTGAAAGATGCTATTGCTGCTATCGAATCCGATAAATATGATTTGATTATTCTGGATGAAGCTAATATCGCTATTCATTACAGTCTTTTTAGTGCAGCCAACCTGATAGAGGCATTAAACCGAAGAAATGAGCGAACTGAAATTGTAATTACAGGTCGATATGCATGTCAGGAAATCATTGATTATGCGGATTTAGTGACTGAAATGAAAGAAGTAAAACACTATTATCAACAAGGCGTACAAGCTCGTGTTGGTATTGAAAAATAGGATGTAGTTACGAGGTGATAGTTACAAGTTACGAGGCTGCTCTTTATACTCATGTAACGTGTAACTTGTAACTCGTAACTTATAACTCGTAACTAAAATATGACTCAGCTCTCTCCCCTCATGTTTGCCGGAACAGGCAGCGATGTAGGTAAAACCATTATCGCAGCAGCATTCTGTCGCATATTCAAACAGGATGGTTACTCTCCTGCCCCTTTCAAAGCACAAAATATGGCTTTGAACTCATTTGCAACACCCGAAGGGTTGGAAATCGGTCGGGCACAAGCTGTTCAGGCCGAAGCTGCATGTGTTCCCTGTCATACCGACATGAATCCTCTGCTGCTTAAACCAACCACCGATACCGTTTGTC contains:
- the cobO gene encoding cob(I)yrinic acid a,c-diamide adenosyltransferase; translation: MLKHKSNMKGYVHVYTGNGKGKTTASLGLAVRALGAGKKVYIGQFAKSKHYSELVTIDKLLTDITLKQYGMGCFIFDKPKEEDIQAAQQGLKDAIAAIESDKYDLIILDEANIAIHYSLFSAANLIEALNRRNERTEIVITGRYACQEIIDYADLVTEMKEVKHYYQQGVQARVGIEK
- the hcp gene encoding hydroxylamine reductase → MNMFCFQCQEASKGTGCEIKGVCGKTPEVAALQDLLIYQLKGLSHYTQALRTLNIENEEANLFITDSLFMTITNANFDYERFVNRIRDGFKLRAQLKSTLQENKVELEKTDLLTWTAVTSAEMELIAKEVGVLATENEDVRSLRELVIYGLKGMAAYVEHANNLGYNDAEVHPFIQRALVATTNDAFLADELTALVLETGKYGVSVMALLDKANTTSFGNPEITKVNLGVRNNPGILISGHDLKDMEELLKQTEGTGVDVYTHSEMLPANYYPAFKKYSHFVGNYGGAWWSQVTDFETFNGVILFTTNCIVPPRSTATYTDRVYTTGSSGFPGFKHIEEGQNGQPKDFSALIAHAKECGAPTEIETGEIVGGFAHAQVFALADKVVDAVKSGAIRKFFVMAGCDGRMKGRSYYTEFAEQLPKDTVILTAGCAKYRYNKLPLGDIGGIPRVLDAGQCNDSYSLVMIALKLKEVFELNDINELPIAYNIAWYEQKAVIVLLALLYLGVKNIHLGPTLPAFLSPNVAKVLVENFGIAPIGSVDEDMKLFLPEVEVA
- a CDS encoding TonB-dependent receptor plug domain-containing protein, with the protein product MFKNFLFTFVIFLSVTTSAFSKVSGADSIHVQDLKEVTVNGQAIKNARASMPIQIITNKEMALLNANNVSDIAKYFSGVTIKDYGGIGGMKTVSLRGMGTQYTGVSYDGVMMSDIQSGQIDLGRFSLDNISEVSLTNGQPNDIFQSARLFSSGGILSLRTKLLDYNKDQSIAGKVVIKAGSFGLLNPSLFLTKNINEKWAFNLSADALTANGQYSFLQYYGSTDNLSEKLTRTNSDVKSLRTEMNWLYRIKEKESITFKTNFFGSERGLPGSVTFYNTYDSQQRLKDRTFFSQIHYENLISDRFQHQYFAKFNISDNHYSDRDPKYSITNGILKDHYLQKEYYLSSSFQYKLFEPMFLSLATDWFYNTLDINSNVNFKNFQYPTRHTGMANLATKYVTERLTLGANLLYTLTREQVQTGNASPNRDKLSPTANLSFKLLENKELRIRAFYKNIYRLPSFNDLYYQDMGNSNLRPENSNQYNIGFTYLDTEIPFLSEFAIMADGYYNRVTDKIIAIPRDMFHWSMTNRDKVNIKGIDISLKASVKVKNSDLLKLKSNYSYQNAKDATQGSDNFGEQIPYTPLHSGSGSLSYEHKKWEVGYNMIFSGIRWIGQTTDKTNKMDGYTIHSIFVSKNYKQWRINAEIIDLFNTQYEVVKFYPMPRRNFRITVAMNLGK
- a CDS encoding ATP-binding protein; translation: MKRTIIKIDEDLCNGCEACVSGCHEGALQMIDGKARMVSELFCDGLGACIGDCPVGAITLEEREAEAYDEIATIERMIPKGEKTIIAHLKHLKDHGEIEYLKQGVSYLRANSVQIDFAQVHNHSGAGCASKPASAVQHSHGGGCPGSREMSFAPAAPQAFKMASADVQSPSQLRQWPVQLHLLNPEAGYFRGADVVLAADCVAYSFADFHNRFLTGKILAIACPKLDSNQEMYVEKLKNMIVYSTINTLTVVIMEVPCCGGLFRLAQKAVAESGCKIPVKLVVIGTRGDVLKEEWV
- a CDS encoding Crp/Fnr family transcriptional regulator → MSKIDLSACPVCSKIKIENEEAFLEDLKYSIKAHPKNELIIRQGDVCDALYMLMVGSVKTEMITDNGNVLGIEIIKAPRPLAPAFLFSDNNHFPVDVTSLEEVEIMKIPKAEILRLMTTNLDFMSSFMTHNANRTQFLTNRLQLLSIKTIKGKIAHFLLENSPGEGKPFEINRNQTELADFFGVARPSLARSISEMVQEGIIEVNKKKYTILHSKALRELLV
- a CDS encoding glycoside hydrolase family 125 protein yields the protein MNHRINRLLVSILFALTVISPFASLVTAQNFPKVRVDADKRNFVSPAIERKITQIQSVIKDPELAWMFGNCFPNTLDRTVTFTQKNGKPNTFVITGDIYAMWLRDCSAQVWPYMPYMKEDPSLQQLIAGVINRQAESVLIDPYANAFNMNKEGGMWMSDNTQMRPELHERKWEVDGLCYVIRLGYRYWKLTGDTSSFDSRWLDAMKLIVKTFKEQQRKTNQGPYSFMRRTERAIDTQFGNGFGNPVRPTGMICSAFRPSDDATIYGYLVPSNCFAVVSLRQLSEMVKSIKQDKAFANECTALAAEVDAAIKKYAIVNHPKYGKIYAFEVDGYGNYLMMDDANVPSLLSLPYLGYTSINDPVYKNTRKFVWSNDNPYFYKGKAGEGIGGPHVGVDMIWPMSIIMKALTSNNPEEIAACLKTLKQTHAGTGFMHETFHKNDPANFTRSWFAWANTLFGELLIKTEKEHPEILKREY
- a CDS encoding YncE family protein, translating into MKTTKIITALLLAVLCTPTFTSCSSKDEVEKVSSPSSPRSLTAANGKVYIVQFDGHVTQLDTTNLSLGQTITVGANPDASVIAGNKLYVANTGGMAAVMDSTISVIDLSTFKETKKIKVNLNPAGIKADSYGDVYVVSNGDYKNIPGKFQRIEAGTDKVTDINVKAKNFDIVGDNAYISNFEYDANWAAANKTIAIYDVKNEKLVSANIISTEIAKTPYCIDVNPVTKDIYLGVTDYTNNGKMYSFKEDGTYNFEFTTGINPSKTIFSKDNKSLIVLNEGKYEANNAGLSFFDLTTKTSTDNYFLAKNNRALGDTGQDMIRYGSKIYIAVYKSSIIEVINAVTGISIKTIPMVTLTDKVAK
- a CDS encoding cupin domain-containing protein; this encodes MENKAFPTAEKFSMTDKVAYAEGSVVSKIIIRNERGNVTLFAFDKGEFLSEHTAPFDAIVQVLDGKGEVVIDGKTFELAVGESIIMPANVRHAVVAVEQFKMLLTMIK